One region of Enterobacter ludwigii genomic DNA includes:
- the uvrC gene encoding excinuclease ABC subunit UvrC — MSDVFDSKAFLKTVTSQPGVYRMYDAGGTVIYVGKAKDLKKRLSSYFRSNLASRKTEALVSLIQNIDVTVTHTETEALLLEHNYIKLYQPRYNVLLRDDKSYPFIFLSGDTHPRLAMHRGAKHAKGEYFGPFPNGYAVRETLALLQKIFPIRQCENSVYRNRSRPCLQYQIGRCLGPCVAGLVSEEEYAQQVDYVRLFLAGKDDQVLTQLIERMEKASAALEFEEAARIRDQIQAVRRVTEKQFVSNTGDDLDVIGVAFDAGMACVHVLFIRQGKVLGSRSYFPKVPGGTELGEVVETFVGQFYLQGSQMRTLPSEILLDFNLGDKTLLADSLSELAGRRVNVQTKPRGDRARYLKLARTNAATALTTKLSQQSTVSQRLTALATLLKLPEVKRMECFDISHTMGEQTVASCVVFDANGPLRAEYRRYNITGITPGDDYAAMNQVLRRRYGKAIEESKIPDVILIDGGKGQLGQAKAVFESLDVSWDKNHPLLLGVAKGADRKAGLETLFFEPEGEGFSLPPDSPALHVIQHIRDESHDHAISGHRKKRAKVKNTSTLETIEGVGPKRRQMLLKYMGGLQGLLNASIEEIAKVPGISQGLAEKIYYSLKH, encoded by the coding sequence GTGAGCGATGTGTTCGATTCAAAAGCGTTTCTGAAAACCGTAACCAGCCAGCCTGGCGTCTATCGCATGTATGACGCTGGCGGCACGGTTATCTATGTGGGGAAGGCAAAAGATCTTAAAAAACGCCTCTCCAGCTATTTCCGCAGCAACCTTGCCTCCCGTAAGACCGAAGCATTGGTCTCACTCATTCAGAACATTGATGTCACCGTCACGCATACCGAAACCGAAGCGCTGCTGCTTGAACACAACTATATAAAGCTCTACCAGCCGCGCTATAACGTCCTGTTGCGTGATGATAAATCCTATCCATTTATCTTTCTGAGTGGTGATACCCATCCGCGTCTTGCTATGCACCGCGGTGCAAAGCATGCGAAAGGTGAATATTTTGGACCGTTTCCTAACGGCTATGCCGTTCGCGAGACGCTGGCGCTGCTGCAGAAAATTTTCCCTATCCGCCAGTGTGAAAATAGCGTCTACCGTAACCGATCGCGTCCGTGCCTGCAGTACCAGATTGGGCGTTGTCTGGGGCCCTGCGTTGCCGGGCTGGTGAGTGAAGAAGAGTATGCCCAGCAGGTTGATTATGTGCGCCTGTTTTTGGCTGGAAAGGACGATCAGGTATTAACGCAACTGATCGAACGGATGGAAAAAGCCAGCGCCGCACTCGAGTTTGAAGAGGCAGCGCGTATCCGCGACCAGATCCAGGCGGTGCGCAGAGTCACTGAGAAGCAGTTTGTCTCAAATACTGGTGACGATCTTGACGTCATCGGCGTGGCCTTTGACGCCGGGATGGCCTGTGTGCATGTTCTCTTTATTCGTCAGGGCAAAGTGCTCGGCAGCCGCAGCTATTTCCCAAAAGTGCCTGGCGGCACCGAGCTGGGTGAAGTGGTGGAAACCTTTGTCGGCCAGTTCTATCTGCAGGGGAGCCAGATGCGCACGCTGCCATCGGAGATCCTGCTTGATTTTAACCTCGGTGATAAAACGCTGCTGGCCGATTCGCTTTCTGAACTCGCCGGTCGTCGGGTTAACGTACAAACCAAACCGCGTGGCGATCGCGCGCGTTATCTGAAGCTGGCACGAACCAACGCGGCGACGGCGCTCACGACGAAGCTGTCTCAGCAATCTACGGTGAGCCAGCGCTTAACCGCCCTGGCGACGCTGCTGAAGCTGCCGGAAGTGAAACGTATGGAGTGTTTCGACATCAGCCATACGATGGGTGAACAGACGGTGGCGTCCTGCGTGGTGTTTGATGCCAATGGCCCACTGCGCGCCGAGTATCGCCGCTATAACATCACCGGCATCACGCCGGGTGATGATTATGCGGCCATGAACCAGGTGCTGCGCCGTCGCTATGGTAAAGCGATTGAAGAGAGCAAGATCCCGGATGTGATCCTGATTGACGGTGGGAAAGGGCAACTCGGCCAGGCGAAAGCGGTATTTGAATCGCTTGATGTCAGTTGGGATAAAAACCATCCGCTGCTGCTGGGTGTCGCAAAAGGGGCCGATCGCAAGGCTGGCCTTGAGACGCTTTTCTTCGAGCCGGAAGGTGAGGGCTTCAGCCTGCCGCCGGACTCCCCGGCGTTGCATGTCATTCAGCATATTCGTGATGAATCACACGACCACGCCATCAGCGGTCATCGCAAAAAACGGGCAAAGGTAAAAAATACCAGTACCCTGGAAACGATTGAGGGCGTGGGGCCAAAACGTCGTCAAATGCTGCTGAAATATATGGGCGGATTGCAAGGATTACTCAACGCCAGCATAGAGGAAATTGCAAAAGTGCCGGGTATTTCGCAAGGGCTGGCAGAAAAGATCTACTACTCGTTGAAACATTGA
- the uvrY gene encoding UvrY/SirA/GacA family response regulator transcription factor — protein sequence MINVLLVDDHELVRAGIRRILEDIKGIKVAGEACCGEDAVKWCRTNSADVVLMDMNMPGIGGLEATRKIARTFVDTKVIMLTVHTENPLPAKVMQAGAAGYLSKGAAPQEVVNAIRSVFAGQRYIASDIAQQMALSQIEPEKNESPFASLSERELQIMLMITKGQKVNEISEQLNLSPKTVNSYRYRMFSKLNIHGDVELTHLAIRHGLCNAETLLSQ from the coding sequence TTGATCAACGTCCTTCTTGTTGATGACCACGAACTGGTGCGCGCAGGGATACGACGCATTCTTGAAGATATTAAAGGTATTAAAGTTGCCGGTGAGGCGTGCTGTGGGGAAGATGCCGTAAAATGGTGCCGCACAAACTCGGCGGATGTAGTGCTGATGGATATGAACATGCCCGGTATCGGTGGACTCGAAGCAACACGCAAAATTGCGCGGACTTTCGTCGATACGAAAGTCATCATGCTGACCGTGCATACCGAAAATCCTCTGCCCGCGAAAGTGATGCAGGCGGGTGCTGCGGGTTACCTGAGTAAAGGTGCCGCACCACAAGAAGTTGTTAATGCTATCCGCTCTGTGTTTGCCGGACAGCGTTACATCGCCTCCGACATTGCTCAGCAGATGGCGCTAAGTCAGATCGAGCCTGAGAAAAACGAATCACCGTTCGCCAGTTTGTCTGAGCGTGAATTGCAGATTATGCTGATGATCACCAAAGGTCAGAAGGTGAATGAGATCTCGGAGCAACTGAATCTCAGCCCGAAAACGGTGAACAGCTATCGTTATCGGATGTTCAGTAAACTGAACATTCATGGTGATGTCGAACTGACTCATCTGGCCATCCGACATGGTTTGTGTAATGCGGAGACGTTGTTAAGTCAGTGA
- a CDS encoding DUF2594 family protein, translating to MSTPEFATAENNQELAQEVNCLKALLTLMLQAMGQADAGRVIIKMEKQIAQMEDQAESAVFANTVKQIKQAYRQ from the coding sequence ATGAGCACACCTGAATTTGCCACTGCGGAGAATAACCAGGAACTGGCACAGGAAGTAAACTGTCTGAAGGCGTTGCTAACACTGATGCTACAGGCGATGGGCCAGGCTGATGCCGGTCGTGTGATCATTAAAATGGAAAAACAAATCGCGCAGATGGAAGACCAGGCGGAATCAGCGGTATTTGCCAACACCGTTAAGCAAATCAAACAAGCCTACCGCCAGTAA
- the sdiA gene encoding transcriptional regulator SdiA, which translates to MKDSDFFTWRRDCSLRFQELTCADEVYQELQRQTQALEFDYYALCVRHPVPFTRPKIAVHTTYPKQWMAQYQSANYFTVDPVLKPENFIHGHLPWTDELFADAQELWSCAQDHGLRKGITQCLMLPNHALGFLSVSRTSVLEIPLASEEIELRLQMLVQMALTTLTRFEDEMVMQPEMKFSKREREILKWTAEGKTSAEIAIILSISENTVNFHQKNMQKKFNAPNKTQIACYAAATGLI; encoded by the coding sequence ATGAAGGATTCAGACTTTTTCACCTGGCGACGGGATTGCTCCCTCCGGTTTCAGGAATTGACCTGTGCCGACGAGGTATATCAGGAACTACAGAGACAAACTCAGGCGCTTGAATTTGATTATTACGCACTCTGTGTGCGTCATCCCGTGCCATTTACGCGTCCTAAGATTGCAGTGCATACCACTTACCCAAAGCAGTGGATGGCGCAATATCAATCTGCGAACTATTTCACGGTTGATCCAGTGTTAAAACCCGAGAATTTCATTCATGGTCATTTACCCTGGACCGATGAATTATTTGCGGATGCTCAGGAATTATGGAGCTGCGCGCAAGACCACGGTTTACGTAAAGGAATAACGCAGTGTCTGATGCTGCCGAATCACGCACTCGGTTTTCTGTCGGTTTCCCGTACTAGTGTGCTGGAAATACCCTTAGCCAGCGAAGAAATAGAATTACGCTTGCAGATGCTGGTACAAATGGCCTTAACCACGCTGACCCGTTTTGAAGATGAGATGGTCATGCAGCCTGAAATGAAATTCAGCAAGCGTGAGCGCGAAATTCTGAAATGGACCGCGGAAGGGAAGACGTCAGCGGAAATAGCGATCATTCTTTCAATTTCGGAGAATACCGTTAACTTCCATCAGAAGAATATGCAGAAGAAATTCAACGCGCCAAACAAGACGCAGATTGCGTGCTATGCGGCGGCAACGGGACTGATCTGA
- the yecC gene encoding L-cystine ABC transporter ATP-binding protein YecC, whose protein sequence is MSAIDVKNLVKKFHGQTVLHGIDLEVEQGEVVAIIGPSGSGKTTLLRSINLLEQPEGGTIRVGDITIDTGKSISQQKGLIRRLRQHVGFVFQNFNLFPHRTVLENIIEGPVIVKGESKEEATVRARELLAKVGLAGKETSYPRRLSGGQQQRVAIARALAMRPDVILFDEPTSALDPELVGEVLNTIRQLAQEKRTMVIVTHEMSFARDVADRAIFMDQGRIVEQGPAKSLFANPQQPRTRQFLEKFLMQ, encoded by the coding sequence ATGAGTGCTATCGACGTCAAAAACCTGGTGAAAAAATTCCACGGTCAAACGGTGCTCCACGGGATTGATCTGGAAGTTGAGCAAGGGGAAGTGGTGGCAATTATCGGACCGAGTGGTTCGGGAAAGACGACGCTGCTGCGCAGCATTAACCTGCTGGAACAGCCGGAAGGTGGAACCATCCGTGTCGGTGATATAACCATTGATACCGGCAAATCCATCAGTCAGCAGAAAGGGTTAATTCGCCGTTTGCGCCAGCATGTTGGCTTCGTTTTCCAGAACTTCAATCTTTTCCCGCACCGCACGGTGCTGGAAAACATTATTGAAGGGCCGGTAATTGTGAAAGGGGAATCAAAAGAGGAAGCAACAGTTCGAGCGCGTGAACTGCTTGCCAAAGTCGGGCTGGCGGGTAAAGAGACTAGCTACCCGCGCCGTTTGTCAGGGGGGCAACAGCAGCGCGTGGCAATCGCGCGCGCGCTGGCCATGCGTCCTGACGTGATCCTGTTTGATGAGCCTACCTCTGCACTCGACCCTGAGCTGGTGGGGGAAGTGTTGAACACTATTCGTCAGCTGGCTCAGGAAAAACGTACGATGGTTATCGTGACACATGAAATGAGCTTTGCCCGCGATGTTGCCGACAGAGCCATCTTCATGGATCAAGGGCGAATTGTGGAGCAGGGGCCGGCGAAAAGCCTGTTTGCTAACCCTCAGCAGCCGCGAACTCGCCAGTTCCTGGAAAAATTCCTCATGCAGTAG